The following are from one region of the Etheostoma spectabile isolate EspeVRDwgs_2016 chromosome 2, UIUC_Espe_1.0, whole genome shotgun sequence genome:
- the LOC116699287 gene encoding solute carrier family 22 member 7, producing the protein MKFDNILSEINGFGKFQIKLVLIQMLSRITLPCHFLLNNFMAAVPPHHCNITALDDGDIFRNLTQEQKLAVGVPTEQDGTPSSCQMFSKPKYQYLSGSNYSEDALSFQCQNGWVYDNSTFKSTLATEWDLVCSRKGLNKATATIFFIGVMLGAPLFGFLSDRFGRRPLLLVSYLSSLTFAVLSAFSTSYVMFVVLRFFTGMSLAGISIISIVLNVEWFGIEHRTFSGVIISLDWTLGNWILVGMAYSVNQWRLLIVAVTLPLILSIMAWRWLPESARWLLANEKADAAHHYIMQCAKMNNRTKCMATITPTELLASAQSETKDKKYTFVDLFKTPNIRKRSICLGIVWYGVAFTYYGISLNITGFGLNPYLTQFIFASIEMPMKIGVYFFLEKVGRRSGQTGALLLTGLCLFINMFVAKDKWVIRTVVAVLGKSMSEATFTIIFLFTTELYPTVVRQNGLGYTSFMARLGVAISPLIMLLEDVWHLLPTVTYCAMAVGSGLVAYLLPETLKARLPQYIEDIEKPRAPSTRNKEIQ; encoded by the exons ATGAAATTTGACAACATACTTTCAGAAATTAATGGATTTGGAAAATTCCAAATCAAGCTGGTCTTGATTCAGATGTTATCTCGAATTACTCTGCCATGTCATTTCCTGCTGAATAACTTCATGGCAGCTGTTCCCCCTCATCACTGTAACATCACTGCTCTGGATGATGGAGACATCTTCAGGAATTTGACTCAGGAACAGAAACTGGCTGTTGGAGTTCCGACAGAGCAGGATGGGACTCCGAGCTCCTGTCAAATGTTTTCAAAGCCCAAATATCAATATCTGTCAGGCTCAAACTATAGTGAGGACGCATTATCTTTTCAGTGTCAGAATGGATGGGTGTACGACAACAGCACATTCAAATCTACTTTGGCAACTGAG TGGGATCTCGTGTGCAGCAGAAAAGGGCTGAACAAGGCAACAGCCACCATTTTCTTCATTGGTGTTATGCTTGGAGCCCCTTTATTTGGGTTTCTCAGTGACAG ATTTGGACGACGGCCGCTGCTGTTGGTGTCTTATTTGTCGTCCCTGACTTTTGCAGTCCTGAGTGCATTCTCTACATCGTATGTTATGTTTGTCGTCTTGAGGTTTTTTACGGGGATGTCACTCGCAGGAATTAGTATCATCTCTATTGTTCTAA ATGTTGAATGGTTTGGCAttgaacacaggaccttctcaGGTGTAATTATTAGCCTGGATTGGACACTTGGTAACTGGATTCTGGTTGGAATGGCATACAGTGTTAATCAGTGGAGGCTGCTCATTGTGGCAGTGACCTTACCCTTGATACTGTCCATCATGGCTTGGAG GTGGCTTCCAGAGTCTGCAAGGTGGCTCCTGGCAAATGAGAAGGCAGACGCTGCTCATCATTACATAATGCAATGTGCCAAAATGAATAATAGAACCAAGTGTATGGCCACCATCACACCAACG GAATTACTGGCATCTGCACAGAGTGAAACTAAAGACAAGAAGTATACTTTTGTGGATCTTTTCAAGACCCCAAATATTAGGAAACGTTCCATATGCTTGGGAATAGTATG GTATGGAGTTGCATTTACATATTATGGTATAAGTCTAAATATCACTGGGTTTGGACTAAACCCATACCTCACACAATTCATATTTGCATCCATCGAAATGCCGATGAAGATTGGTGTGTATTTCTTCCTGGAGAAAGTTGGCAGAAGGTCTGGCCAGACAGGAGCACTGCTGTTAACTGGTCTCTGTCTCTTCATCAACATGTTTGTTGCAAaag ATAAGTGGGTCATTCGCACTGTTGTGGCTGTCCTTGGAAAATCCATGTCAGAAGCCACATTCACAATCATATTCCTCTTCACAACTGAACTCTATCCTACAGTTGTACG ACAAAATGGTTTAGGCTACACCTCTTTTATGGCAAGGCTTGGCGTGGCCATATCTCCACTCATCATGCTATTGGAGGACGTGTGGCATCTCCTCCCTACAGTCACTTATTGTGCGATGGCGGTCGGATCCGGTCTAGTGGCTTACCTCCTGCCTGAAACATTAAAAGCCAGACTGCCACAGTACATTGAGGATATTGAAAAACCAAG GGCACCATCAACAAGGAACAAGGAGATTCAATAG
- the synpo2b gene encoding synaptopodin-2 isoform X1 codes for MEPEAEDPDNNDKVVPWSGSDGSQELCESYNEDDASDAEYPFDPLPAHIPMSESPERLQSQDWESAGEQYSLPEFSGSEEDISYQEEDDYLSESRESITESPLIEPSPTSQSPHQQHPESEPHAGQISRLHSQSSSSSLGCAADMTLALTLTTEQPLGASNRQGPGTRNRRVESSEEGGSSEAPPSSIFFGISDKAAEQAEKWNSEANTDLCRPDRHRARSTQLSHNESQSERNVKETKSKCKQIARLLTDAPNPRNKGALLFEKRRQRVKKYTLVSYGTGENKLDSKDQIEEETEVRSAGYNCIATSESELEEEYSVYHRQRNLSLNWESVGEMEALPETKGKGVMMFAQRRKRMDDIVSEHEELRNKGLPAETLTEPERTEVQTMYDTEEMYVHTDQANYMDANLQQHIEHQQSLQQMNHLSNVPRPLVSNRTAKPFLGFHVSTTVPALPGGVLPVTKKHEPRFRVPVPINTHPQVWSPTGDIIASRDERISVPAIKTGILPESKRKVTNKQQSMLAQGSHFHLQNKGERRSYIETEEDCFSLGAEACNFMQPRTIKLKNPPPVAPKPTINPSCPPWMGRLPSGEPCIPPRSPVSQPSHSPVLTHSQHYLQQQDWAQPQHMGNHWAPNQTQATLQTPANAWVPVNSSSQLHLQPTTNSWSQQLSQSPVSMQARSPTHSPHHTPSPSRNKLDSAPNSVASYPPQAEKTNTYSTKASQASPDGRVSGRGINQARDGPTMAGKGAELFAKRQSRMEKFVVDAETVQANKTRSPSPTLSLPTSYRYSSIVRAPPPLSYNPLLAPFYPPSAAKQTPSTSPKIKPKTKAKPKAAPKHLNPLDIMKHQPYQLDVSLFKYNAVPEAKSPSPKPTPASKFEVIKNLKHRSDPSHSPTNASELVVQSKADVPSKSPVSGFGRSHSLSLPKRLNSMPSPRVVSPASTLGIQSSFLPAQRQTSFQEKVHKPLSPWDAASRSPIGSVDDAFVFQSLPSSVASNVKATAHRRSLPEPPDEWKRRVSLDPAAVSMAHYHPAPAFQAPFMSRTFSPEKPAFYGPPFRPAQPLGPDSRASIGYMVHGSSPTKYSPLHSAVQRS; via the exons ATGGAACCAGAAGCTGAAGACCCAGACAACAATGATAAAGTGGTCCCTTGGTCAGGTTCAGATGGTTCGCAGGAACTTTGTGAGTCTTACAATGAAGATGATGCCAGTGATGCAGAGTACCCTTTTGACCCTCTACCTGCTCACATCCCGATGTCAGAGTCCCCAGAACGCCTTCAGTCACAAGACTGGGAGTCTGCAGGTGAGCAATATTCCCTGCCTGAATTTAGCGGAAGTGAAGAAGACATTTCATACCAAGAAGAGGATGACTACCTTAGTGAATCAAGAGAGTCCATTACAGAGTCTCCTCTCATCGAACCCTCACCAACATCACAGTCCCCACACCAACAGCACCCTGAGTCGGAGCCTCACGCAGGCCAGATATCAAGGCTGCATTCCCAgtcatcttcctcctctcttgGCTGTGCAGCTGATATGACCCTGGCCTTGACCCTGACCACAGAGCAGCCCCTGGGAGCCAGTAATAGGCAGGGCCCAGGGACTAGAAACAGGAGGGTTGAGTCATCAGAGGAAGGAGGGAGTAGTGAAGCACCTCCTTCTTCTATCTTCTTTGGAATTTCAGACAAAGCTGCTGAGCAGGCAGAGAAGTGGAACTCGGAGGCTAACACAGATCTGTGCAGACCGGACAGACACAGGGCAAGGTCCACAC AACTCAGTCACAACGAGAGCCAATCAGAAAGAAACGTCAAGGAGACTAAGTCCAAATGTAAGCAAATCGCTCGGCTTCTAACAGATGCACCCAACCCTCGAAATAAGGGAGCCTTGCTGTTTGAAAAACGCCGCCAGAGGGTCAAGAAGTATACACTTGTGAGTTACGGGACTGGTGAGAACAAGCTTGACAGCAAAGACCAGATAGAGGAGGAAACTGAAGTCCGATCAGCTGGTTATAACTGTATTGCAACAAGTGAATCTGAGTTAGAAGAGGAGTATTCTGTTTATCACCGGCAGCGAAATTTAAGTCTGAATTGGGAAAGTGTTGGAGAAATGGAAGCACTACCAGAAACAAAAGGAAAGGGTGTCATGATGTTTGCCCAACGCCGCAAACGGATGGATGACATTGTGTCAGAGCATGAAGAACTGAGGAATAAAGGATTACCTGCGGAGACATTAACAGAACCTGAACGTACAGAAGTTCAGACTATGTATGACACTGAGGAAATGTACGTGCATACTGATCAGGCCAACTACATGGATGCAAATCTCCAGCAGCATATAGAACACCAACAAAGTCTTCAACAGATGAACCACCTGTCCAATGTGCCAAGACCCTTGGTATCAAACAGAACTGCGAAGCCTTTCCTTGGATTTCACGTCAGCACAACTGTTCCTGCCTTGCCTGGTGGCGTTCTTCCAGTGACAAAGAAGCACGAACCGAGATTTAGAGTACCTGTCCCTATTAACACTCACCCGCAAGTTTGGTCCCCAACTGGAGACATTATAGCCTCAAGAGATGAGCGAATATCTGTACCAGCGATAAAGACGGGCATCCTACCAGAGTCTAAAAGGAAAGTCACTAATAAACAGCAATCAATGCTTGCACAAGGATCACACTTTCACCTTCAAAACAAAGGGGAAAGGAGGTCTTATAttgagacagaggaagactgtTTTAGTCTAGGTGCTGAAGCTTGTAACTTTATGCAACCCAGAACAATAAAACTCAAGAATCCCCCTCCAGTTGCCCCAAAACCTACAATTAACCCATCCTGCCCACCTTGGATGGGAAGGCTCCCCTCTGGTGAGCCCTGTATTCCACCAAGAAGTCCGGTTTCACAACCTTCTCACAGTCCTGTCTTGACTCATAGTCAGCATTACTTACAGCAGCAAGATTGGGCGCAGCCTCAACATATGGGAAACCACTGGGCACCAAATCAAACTCAGGCAACACTTCAAACACCTGCCAATGCCTGGGTTCCTGTCAACTCCTCTTCTCAGCTTCATCTTCAGCCAACCACAAATAGCTGGAGTCAACAGCTGTCACAATCCCCTGTGAGTATGCAGGCCCGCAGTCCTACTCACAGCCCACATCACACACCTTCACCCTCAAGGAATAAGTTGGACAGTGCTCCAAACTCGGTTGCCTCTTACCCTCCACAAGCAGAGAAGACAAACACCTATTCGACAAAAGCATCACAGGCTTCTCCAGACGGTCGAGTCTCAGGCAGAGGTATTAATCAGGCGCGTGATGGTCCAACCATGGCAGGAAAAGGTGCAGAATTATTTGCCAAAAGACAGTCCCGTATGGAGAAGTTTGTTGTTGATGCTGAAACGGTGCAAGCTAACAAAACAAGATCCCCCTCCCCCACATTGTCGCTCCCTACCTCCTATAGGTATTCTTCCATTGTTCGTGCCCCGCCTCCTCTATCATATAATCCCCTTCTTGCTCCTTTCTACCCTCCCTCAGCAGCCAAGCAAACCCCTTCCACAAGCCCCAAAATCAAGCCTAAGACCAAAGCGAAACCTAAAGCAGCCCCAAAGCACCTCAACCCCTTAGATATTATGAAACATCAGCCTTATCAGTTGGACGTGTCACTATTCAAGTATAATGCAGTCCCTGAGGCCAAAAGCCCCAGCCCCAAACCAACTCCTGCATCAAAGTTTGAAGTTATCAAAAACCTTAAACATAGATCTGACCCTTCTCATTCTCCTACTAATGCCTCTGAGCTTGTTGTTCAAAGCAAGGCAGATGTCCCCTCTAAGTCTCCTGTATCG GGATTTGGTAGAAGCCACTCCCTGAGTCTGCCCAAGCGACTGAATTCGATGCCTTCTCCCAGAGTTGTGTCACCAGCGAGCACACTTGGAATCCAGTCTTCATTTTTACCCGCACAGAGGCAAACATCCTTTCAAGAAAAGGTCCACAAGCCACTGTCACCGTGGGATGCAGCATCCAGAAGCCCCATTGGTTCAGTGGATGATGCCTTTGTGTTTCAGAGCCTCCCTTCATCTGTTGCCTCTAATGTCAAAGCCACAGCGCACCGCAGATCTCTGCCAGAGCCTCCAGATGAATGGAAGCGCAGGGTGTCTCTTGATCCTGCAGCTGTCAGTATGGCTCATTATCATCCGGCCCCAGCTTTTCAGGCACCGTTCATGAGCAGGACATTTTCACCTGAGAAACCAGCCTTCTATGGGCCTCCCTTCAGACCTGCCCAGCCTCTGGGGCCTGACAGCAGGGCCAGTATTGGATACATGGTGCATGGCTCCAGTCCAACAAAGTACTCTCCCTTGCATAGTGCAGTCCAGAGAAGTTAA
- the myoz2b gene encoding myozenin-2b isoform X2 yields the protein MDLGKKHSTPKDIMLEELSLLSNRGSRLFKMRQRRSEKYTFESIQNEANAHLNNDILSKNTHTVEIKVDAPTDGNTANPEITVSDMTGQNATAMPKSYHSPWDQAILSDPDLAETLKLTMSAQDPQPDLPEYKSFNRVATPFGGFDKAPRGITFKLPEVDLNPPMYPELQQPGIKRPTFNRTAQGWISEGTHFILPTVTLEPKNIPESDDL from the exons ATGGATCTCGGAAAGAAGCACAGCACTCCTAAAGACATTATGTTGGAGGAGTTGTCATTGCTTTCCAACAGAGGTTCCCGGCTTTTCAAAATGCGCCAGAGGAGATctgaaaaatatacatttgaaaGTATCCAGAATGAGGCAAACGCACATCTGAAT AATGATATTTTATCTAAGAATACACACACTGTGGAAATTAAAGTGGATGCACCGACTGATGGCAACACTGCTAATCCAGAAATCACTGTTTCAG ACATGACTGGACAGAACGCCACAGCTATGCCCAAGTCCTACCACTCTCCATGGGATCAGGCAATCCTCAGTGACCCTGACCTCGCAGAAACTCTCAAACTGACAATGTCAGCACAAGACCCACAACCAGACCTTCCTGAGTACAAAAGCTTTAACCG GGTTGCAACTCCTTTTGGTGGCTTTGACAAAGCTCCCAGAGGAATCACATTCAAGCTCCCCGAGGTGGACCTGAACCCGCCCATGTACCCAGAGCTGCAGCAGCCGGGGATAAAGCGGCCCACTTTCAACAGGACGGCCCAGGGGTGGATATCTGAGGGCACCCATTTTATCCTACCCACTGTTACCCTGGAGCCCAAAAATATTCCAGAGTCTGATGACCTGTAG
- the synpo2b gene encoding synaptopodin-2 isoform X2 encodes MEPEAEDPDNNDKVVPWSGSDGSQELCESYNEDDASDAEYPFDPLPAHIPMSESPERLQSQDWESAGEQYSLPEFSGSEEDISYQEEDDYLSESRESITESPLIEPSPTSQSPHQQHPESEPHAGQISRLHSQSSSSSLGCAADMTLALTLTTEQPLGASNRQGPGTRNRRVESSEEGGSSEAPPSSIFFGISDKAAEQAEKWNSEANTDLCRPDRHRARSTQLSHNESQSERNVKETKSKCKQIARLLTDAPNPRNKGALLFEKRRQRVKKYTLVSYGTGENKLDSKDQIEEETEVRSAGYNCIATSESELEEEYSVYHRQRNLSLNWESVGEMEALPETKGKGVMMFAQRRKRMDDIVSEHEELRNKGLPAETLTEPERTEVQTMYDTEEMYVHTDQANYMDANLQQHIEHQQSLQQMNHLSNVPRPLVSNRTAKPFLGFHVSTTVPALPGGVLPVTKKHEPRFRVPVPINTHPQVWSPTGDIIASRDERISVPAIKTGILPESKRKVTNKQQSMLAQGSHFHLQNKGERRSYIETEEDCFSLGAEACNFMQPRTIKLKNPPPVAPKPTINPSCPPWMGRLPSGEPCIPPRSPVSQPSHSPVLTHSQHYLQQQDWAQPQHMGNHWAPNQTQATLQTPANAWVPVNSSSQLHLQPTTNSWSQQLSQSPGFGRSHSLSLPKRLNSMPSPRVVSPASTLGIQSSFLPAQRQTSFQEKVHKPLSPWDAASRSPIGSVDDAFVFQSLPSSVASNVKATAHRRSLPEPPDEWKRRVSLDPAAVSMAHYHPAPAFQAPFMSRTFSPEKPAFYGPPFRPAQPLGPDSRASIGYMVHGSSPTKYSPLHSAVQRS; translated from the exons ATGGAACCAGAAGCTGAAGACCCAGACAACAATGATAAAGTGGTCCCTTGGTCAGGTTCAGATGGTTCGCAGGAACTTTGTGAGTCTTACAATGAAGATGATGCCAGTGATGCAGAGTACCCTTTTGACCCTCTACCTGCTCACATCCCGATGTCAGAGTCCCCAGAACGCCTTCAGTCACAAGACTGGGAGTCTGCAGGTGAGCAATATTCCCTGCCTGAATTTAGCGGAAGTGAAGAAGACATTTCATACCAAGAAGAGGATGACTACCTTAGTGAATCAAGAGAGTCCATTACAGAGTCTCCTCTCATCGAACCCTCACCAACATCACAGTCCCCACACCAACAGCACCCTGAGTCGGAGCCTCACGCAGGCCAGATATCAAGGCTGCATTCCCAgtcatcttcctcctctcttgGCTGTGCAGCTGATATGACCCTGGCCTTGACCCTGACCACAGAGCAGCCCCTGGGAGCCAGTAATAGGCAGGGCCCAGGGACTAGAAACAGGAGGGTTGAGTCATCAGAGGAAGGAGGGAGTAGTGAAGCACCTCCTTCTTCTATCTTCTTTGGAATTTCAGACAAAGCTGCTGAGCAGGCAGAGAAGTGGAACTCGGAGGCTAACACAGATCTGTGCAGACCGGACAGACACAGGGCAAGGTCCACAC AACTCAGTCACAACGAGAGCCAATCAGAAAGAAACGTCAAGGAGACTAAGTCCAAATGTAAGCAAATCGCTCGGCTTCTAACAGATGCACCCAACCCTCGAAATAAGGGAGCCTTGCTGTTTGAAAAACGCCGCCAGAGGGTCAAGAAGTATACACTTGTGAGTTACGGGACTGGTGAGAACAAGCTTGACAGCAAAGACCAGATAGAGGAGGAAACTGAAGTCCGATCAGCTGGTTATAACTGTATTGCAACAAGTGAATCTGAGTTAGAAGAGGAGTATTCTGTTTATCACCGGCAGCGAAATTTAAGTCTGAATTGGGAAAGTGTTGGAGAAATGGAAGCACTACCAGAAACAAAAGGAAAGGGTGTCATGATGTTTGCCCAACGCCGCAAACGGATGGATGACATTGTGTCAGAGCATGAAGAACTGAGGAATAAAGGATTACCTGCGGAGACATTAACAGAACCTGAACGTACAGAAGTTCAGACTATGTATGACACTGAGGAAATGTACGTGCATACTGATCAGGCCAACTACATGGATGCAAATCTCCAGCAGCATATAGAACACCAACAAAGTCTTCAACAGATGAACCACCTGTCCAATGTGCCAAGACCCTTGGTATCAAACAGAACTGCGAAGCCTTTCCTTGGATTTCACGTCAGCACAACTGTTCCTGCCTTGCCTGGTGGCGTTCTTCCAGTGACAAAGAAGCACGAACCGAGATTTAGAGTACCTGTCCCTATTAACACTCACCCGCAAGTTTGGTCCCCAACTGGAGACATTATAGCCTCAAGAGATGAGCGAATATCTGTACCAGCGATAAAGACGGGCATCCTACCAGAGTCTAAAAGGAAAGTCACTAATAAACAGCAATCAATGCTTGCACAAGGATCACACTTTCACCTTCAAAACAAAGGGGAAAGGAGGTCTTATAttgagacagaggaagactgtTTTAGTCTAGGTGCTGAAGCTTGTAACTTTATGCAACCCAGAACAATAAAACTCAAGAATCCCCCTCCAGTTGCCCCAAAACCTACAATTAACCCATCCTGCCCACCTTGGATGGGAAGGCTCCCCTCTGGTGAGCCCTGTATTCCACCAAGAAGTCCGGTTTCACAACCTTCTCACAGTCCTGTCTTGACTCATAGTCAGCATTACTTACAGCAGCAAGATTGGGCGCAGCCTCAACATATGGGAAACCACTGGGCACCAAATCAAACTCAGGCAACACTTCAAACACCTGCCAATGCCTGGGTTCCTGTCAACTCCTCTTCTCAGCTTCATCTTCAGCCAACCACAAATAGCTGGAGTCAACAGCTGTCACAATCCCCT GGATTTGGTAGAAGCCACTCCCTGAGTCTGCCCAAGCGACTGAATTCGATGCCTTCTCCCAGAGTTGTGTCACCAGCGAGCACACTTGGAATCCAGTCTTCATTTTTACCCGCACAGAGGCAAACATCCTTTCAAGAAAAGGTCCACAAGCCACTGTCACCGTGGGATGCAGCATCCAGAAGCCCCATTGGTTCAGTGGATGATGCCTTTGTGTTTCAGAGCCTCCCTTCATCTGTTGCCTCTAATGTCAAAGCCACAGCGCACCGCAGATCTCTGCCAGAGCCTCCAGATGAATGGAAGCGCAGGGTGTCTCTTGATCCTGCAGCTGTCAGTATGGCTCATTATCATCCGGCCCCAGCTTTTCAGGCACCGTTCATGAGCAGGACATTTTCACCTGAGAAACCAGCCTTCTATGGGCCTCCCTTCAGACCTGCCCAGCCTCTGGGGCCTGACAGCAGGGCCAGTATTGGATACATGGTGCATGGCTCCAGTCCAACAAAGTACTCTCCCTTGCATAGTGCAGTCCAGAGAAGTTAA
- the myoz2b gene encoding myozenin-2b isoform X1 — protein MSQFCTMPTGERKKCAAAICREVHGTNGDVMDLGKKHSTPKDIMLEELSLLSNRGSRLFKMRQRRSEKYTFESIQNEANAHLNNDILSKNTHTVEIKVDAPTDGNTANPEITVSDMTGQNATAMPKSYHSPWDQAILSDPDLAETLKLTMSAQDPQPDLPEYKSFNRVATPFGGFDKAPRGITFKLPEVDLNPPMYPELQQPGIKRPTFNRTAQGWISEGTHFILPTVTLEPKNIPESDDL, from the exons ATGTCACAATTCTGTACAATGCCAACTGGAGAGAGGAAGAAGTGTGCAGCAGCTATTTGCCGAGAGGTCCATGGTACCAATG GGGACGTAATGGATCTCGGAAAGAAGCACAGCACTCCTAAAGACATTATGTTGGAGGAGTTGTCATTGCTTTCCAACAGAGGTTCCCGGCTTTTCAAAATGCGCCAGAGGAGATctgaaaaatatacatttgaaaGTATCCAGAATGAGGCAAACGCACATCTGAAT AATGATATTTTATCTAAGAATACACACACTGTGGAAATTAAAGTGGATGCACCGACTGATGGCAACACTGCTAATCCAGAAATCACTGTTTCAG ACATGACTGGACAGAACGCCACAGCTATGCCCAAGTCCTACCACTCTCCATGGGATCAGGCAATCCTCAGTGACCCTGACCTCGCAGAAACTCTCAAACTGACAATGTCAGCACAAGACCCACAACCAGACCTTCCTGAGTACAAAAGCTTTAACCG GGTTGCAACTCCTTTTGGTGGCTTTGACAAAGCTCCCAGAGGAATCACATTCAAGCTCCCCGAGGTGGACCTGAACCCGCCCATGTACCCAGAGCTGCAGCAGCCGGGGATAAAGCGGCCCACTTTCAACAGGACGGCCCAGGGGTGGATATCTGAGGGCACCCATTTTATCCTACCCACTGTTACCCTGGAGCCCAAAAATATTCCAGAGTCTGATGACCTGTAG